From the Papaver somniferum cultivar HN1 chromosome 2, ASM357369v1, whole genome shotgun sequence genome, the window CTCGCGAGTTCCTCCTCCTTGTATCGAAGGTCAACCAGCGAGGGTACTGGTGCTAATGAAAGAACGTAACCATGAAGAGCATATGCCATTTAGAACAAAAAAAAGACGCAGATAAGTTGGAGCTTAAAGGAGCCAATATTTCATTTTTATAAAGAACCATGAAAGCATGAACGATTACAACGACCGCAAAAACCATGGCTGACACGTGGAAAACATCGAAAGGGGACCGTATCTCGAGAAACCGCGTCTTTGGAAAATCGGATACCTTCACAATTTCAAACCCCAAAATTCTAgagaaatactaaaaaaaaaatgggggagaagcaacaaaaaaaataaaataaaataaaacataatAATAGTAAATAGTAATAATTTAGTCTGCCAATAATGAACGGCAGCGAGCAATATCCACGTCCAGAGCCTCCACCATCAAGCGACTATCGCTGACTTGTGTATCGGCCAAGCGCAAATCTTGATTAGCCTCGTGAACTCGCTTAATAATTGCCTGAATGATCTTATCCTCGGCCCCAGACCCTTGGGCAAGTGAAAGGGTGTCctcatgttcatcatattctctgCGTGTTTTGTTCCGGTGAAACGAACGAAGGGTCCATAACATTCCCGCTTCCTCCCTTAGAACTAGCAGACGATCTAGTTCGTCCTCAATGTAAGGATGAGGTACAAGCAAAGTGGTCGCTGTTAATACCAAAGTGTGACCGAGGAGTGGCCACATCACTCGGTTGGAAATCCAGAGGCGACAATCTGAAATTTCCCGTTCTATTGTAACCACCATCGCCAAGGAATCTGCATACAACTGATTAGCCGCGCCATGTGAGGTAGCAACATCATCGAGAGCGCGTTGAGTCTACGGCGACACACGACCCGATGATTCCGTGTCTAGCGCGGTTTGATAAGCTTCAGACACTTCCCTAAACTTAGTATTCGCGCCATGTCTGTTAGtaattctccgctcccgtagcgcTTCGACTTCAGCCTTCACGATCAACAGATGCTTCAGTTCATCATGCTTGAATATCACAGAGGTTAATGCAGGGATATGCGCCAAGACTAGCACGTACTCGTGAAGAGAGTCATCCATGCGAGTCGAGTAGCTCACAAAAGGAAAAGGGTTGAAAAAAATCGAGAAATAAGATGAGAAGGTACcagttgtatatatatatatatttatatatataagaGAGACACCATTCACGAGGCAGTAACCGGCGATCTTTCCCATGCGCATAGGAATGCGTATGCTGACTCGACCGTATAAGTATGACTATAAGGTTATCTTACGACTAAcctcatagtcaggggactaatgttgatacatgaaaaataattccccTTAACCAGGTTAGGGTGCCCCAAGGAGGGGAAAGGCCacacatggaacatgggaacttggggactaaggcccaagtccaccaaagaaggaaaatgaaggaattaacaaggaagaaagagGTTATGTTAGAGAAGggatggcattagtagtaattaaggaggtttaggacacatggcaagatgtcataaaaagaaaggtattttggaaagtctatataagaaagcacaaggtacaatggaaagacaactctttcTCATACTATTTTAAGAAAAGTGATGTCATCTTGGTttactaggacgggtagaacctaatgagaattccggtattaacaaTATGCATTTGTTTCATAAGCTTTTTTGGCATAGGAAATACAACTAAACGATGAGAAGCAACGGAACCTAGGACTGCTTGTGTGAGTATAATTCTCTTTAGCTGACTTAGGAACTTAATTTCCAAGTGTGAAGCTTATCATATCGAAACTCTTAGGAAGCCCTCCAAGTCTGCATCTTAATATTTTGGATAAGGAAAGGTACTCCCAAATACTTATTACtaagttttattttctttatctgCAGAATACTAGCAATTTCGTTCTTTATAACATTGGGCACCTTAAGACTGAATGCCATACCAAACTTATCAAAGTTTACAGATTGACCAAAGTAGAGGCTGAATTTCTCAATAATTTTGGTAAAATGTCTAGCTTCTCTTGGCTATGCCTTAGTAAAAATGACAATGATCTGCAGAAAAGAAGTGAGACGCAACAGGGCCTGAAGTGGAAATTTTAAGTCCAAAAATATTAGCACAATGTTAAATATGTAGAAAAACTCTATAAAAAAAAGTCCATGCACAAAACAAACAGATAAAGAGACAATGAATCTCCTTGTCTCAACCTCTTTGAGGTTTAAAAGATTCACCAAGTGAACCATTTAACATGATAGAGATGGAGACAGTTTTCAGGCATTGTTCAATCATATGGCACTACTCATCACAAAATTCAAGTTTATTAAGAGTGAAAATCAGGAATGACCACTTTATCCTATCAAAGGCTTTAAATATGTCAAATTTGGCAACCATCCAACATTTCGTAGCTTTAACTTTCTTCATAGTATCTACCATCTCATGAGCTATCTCTATGTTACCAGTTACAAGTTTACCTAAAAAGAAAGAGGTTTGATAAGAAGTGATAATTCTATTCAGCAGAATTTTAACTCTACTAGCTATGAGTTTTAAaatgatttacttttattttacgtACTATATTGATTTACTATTATAACTAAAAGTAGAAGCAAATTGTACTTTAATCATCCTAGTGATTTAAGAATCTTAACTTGAGATTATCCAAGGATATTTCTAATCTGCCTTAATTTTTATTAAAGGTTCGTATAAGGAATAGTCTATAGGTTCAATATTGGCAGTGTACTTGGTAACCTTCCCTTTTTTTACATTAAGTTCAGTTAAATCAATGCAGATTACCAGGATTCATGTTGAAGCTGATGTAAAACTAGTTATTCGGTCAATAACATACATGTTCCTATAACTCATTCGGAAAACAAAAACATGATCAAGGAAATTAAACATCTCATGTTAGGTTTTTTTGATTGTCAAATGGCTTCCATTAATCATGAAGACAATTAAATTGCAGCTGCAGTTTCTAAAATTGTTTGAGAAACTACAAGCAACATTAAGAGTTATTGTTACTTTTCATCTCTAGTTTGCAATTCGTTAGCACGttattccttaatcaataaattTTTGGTttatcaacatacgtagaaacataaattatatgtCATCCATAAAAACAAAGCGTGTGCGAAGTTAATTTATAAACCGCGAGAAATGCATAAGCATGTAACAAATTCATTTCAGTGTTACGCAGTCCCTAATTATAACATAGCATCAACTATACACGCATGACACATCAATGGTGGATTACTTTTGAGTGGTGGTGCCTATACTTTTTCCCTTTTCTGGAATGGCGAGGAGTTTGTGGCGTTTCAGCAGGTTTAACACCGATGGAATGGAGAGTTTGTGGAGTAGGTGCTATAGGTTCAGCACTGGGAGGGATCAGATGCGCTTGTGGAGCCACATATTCAACATTGGGAGAACATGGAGGAGGAGTATGTGACACCATTGTAGGTTCAATACCCGAGTAAGTGGGAGGAGATTGTGGAGGCGCCGCAGATTCAACACCTGAGACGAGAGGAGTTTGTGAAGCCACAGGTTCAACACCTTGAGAAGCTTGTGGAGATTTTGCAGGCACGGGAGACACGGTTGTTGGCGGCCAATAATAACCTATAATACATCGTGCCAAAAACCGATATAAGTTCACTTCTCTGTATATATTTTCTATAGTTCAAAATAATAATGCGTTTCAAAATATACATGAAACCAGACTACTATTTTGAAACAGAGTATTATAGAAGACTTTCTGAAAGTGGAGATGTTCAAAATTTTGTAGTCTCACCAGCTAAAGCACATTTTTTTTACCATTTACAATATCTTTTTTCTATAGTCTAATGTCACATACCATCGTCATCTGGGGGAGCTACGATGCAACACATGCAGTATGATGTTCCATATAAGTTGGTCCAACACCAAGATCCTAGATAGTCTTGCTTATGTTGTGCCACACATCTATCAGCACAACGAGAATCACATTCACCAACATAAGCCGTCAAGCCGGGGCAATCTTCACTGCTCATTGCACGTGACGTCTCTATACAGTACAGAAAACCAATATTAGTCGATCTATTTATGCAATGTATATGTATCATAATATAGAAACTAAAGACTTAATAGATTTTTGATCACTCTGATAGATTAATGTTTTTCAGAACAGTGCTAGTGGAAAAATGTAATACTTACGGGAGATGGATAGaacaaataaaacacaaaagaaacTATAGAAAGCAGAAACTTTAGCCATGGTTGATATTTGATAATAATCCTGTTATCACTAACACTAATTATCTTTCTATTTATAGCTCATACTGGCATTGACTTTTGGCGAGATGTAGCTTCGATCTCattgtttttctcttctttcgaTCTGGTTgttttaaaatatcattatttgtaCCGACCACTAATTAATTTGGTACAGTATTAGTTTATCACCCGTCCACTAATCAAGTTTCAATAGCTAGTTTACGCTTACTTATCTGTTTACTTAATTAATTCACTTGGGTTACACTTGAGAGATTGACCTTGCGAGTGAAAGCCATTTTTAATTGGGATTGGATCAGGACATATCAGTGTGTGATGGATACATCTGCACCTTGTTAACAAAGGGAAAAATGTTCGGTATCTTATGTTTTAAAAAGTAAATCCAGGTATGTAGACGTATTATGAGCCTTTCATATACTTTCTtcttttcaataaaaataatatatttttggtGTAACAATAAAACAAATTGCTCTATTCCACGGAAATGATATGTTGACTGAATAAACCTCAGCATTTTTATCCCGCGTTTAATAATAAATGGACCCATATATGCCATTTACAAATCCAAATGTTGAGTTATTTCCGTTGATTTCCCTATCCGGATTTTTTTGCAGGAGATAATGTCGACAAGTGTATCACTTCCCTGTATTTTATTAGCGGAAAATTCCGTTGATATGGTTTTTCTTTTTACACGTTGCAACAATTTCAGTGTCAATTTTCGTAAAAAACCTATatgataataatttatttttgaagaAACTCTGCGACTTTATTAAAATGAAATTAAGCACAACATAAATGTATAACACTATTATCTACGATTCTGAATGCATAACACTATCATTTGCCATTCTGAAAATGAACACCGTAGAATTAACAGTTGAAACTAAACCGGTAGATAGCGAGGTTTAGTATTTTTAACGTACTATTTTTTTTTGCAGCGACGCACTAATTTTCGATTGGACTATTGAATTTTGCTAGaaaaaaatttaccaaaaaacTAGCTTCAAATTAATTGTCAATTAAGTATTATAAAAAGGTTAGTGTCCAATTATGAACTAATTTCAGAATTACCATGTCAACAGATGCTACTATTATGATTATCTCAATACTACTCAGGATCCACTCTTATAATTACGTCAATACTACTCATATAAATCTGCTCAagatgttttcttttttcttttgcttacaAGTTATGCGTGTGTAAAATGAGCTTTTTGTAGAAACAATATCAAGTTATATTGAAACTGATCAAACTTTGCAGATGGACATAAATTTGCTTTTAAAGCATCACATCGATAAGAAAAAGGAGAAGACAGACTGTCTAACAATGACAGTTTCTGTTACACAAAACACCCTGTAAAGAGAGTTACCGTTATACACAATAGATGAGACACACGTGTAGGACTATAATTGGAACTACTGCGCACACACATAGTTACTACATACAGACATAAGAGTAGCGTGTTCTAACAGTCCCCTTATAATGAGGACTAGAATGCTTCTTCAAAAATGGGTTGAAGTTTGAAGAACAAATTTTTAGGAAGCCCCTTGGTGAACACATCTGTAATTTGAAGGAGAGAAGGAATGTACTTGACTACCATAAAGTTAGTAGCTACTAAACTTCTAACAGTGTGATAGCAAACCTCGACATGTTGAATTGGACTGTCAGCCAGATGAGTTGCACCAACATAGTCACAGTAAATAGTACAAGGGTACTGACAAGGAACTTGTAATTCATGAAGAAGATAAGAGACCCACctaatatattctgcttcagttgAAGAATTTGACATAATAAGTTGTTTCTTTCAAGACCAAGCAACCAGATTTGTACCCAAAAATCCACAATAACTTGCTGTAGATTTTCTAGTGTTAGGGCATCCTGCCCAATCACTATCATAGTATGCGGTGATTGAGGTACAATTTCCACCAGTAAGAGTAATGTCAGAGCCAAGATATCCCTTGATATACTTGCGAATCATTTTTTCTAATTTAAGATGAATATCAGTAGGTTGGTGCATGAACTGAGAGATATAATTGACACCAAAATTGATGCATGGCCTTATCAAAGTCAGATATTTAAGGCTACccatatttttttttcataataagaAAGATCATCAAGAAGTGGGCCATCAAATAGTGAAGCTTTATTGCC encodes:
- the LOC113351694 gene encoding uncharacterized protein LOC113351694 — its product is MCYDPNSRRVYTYVNVIFNEAVFAFISSTSTLLYILFIPSTTQPILPSPGFSESSFPPADLDNSTAALPQLENPLIVPKTFKEDGKDPRWVLSRQDDYDALYSSNNFEYVPHKPDGVDIEETFSPMVKATTIRCVLSLALSNNWLTNQLDVSNTFLYGNLHEDFYMEQPHETSRAMSSEDCPGLTAYVGECDSRCADRCVAQHKQDYLGSWCWTNLYGTSYCMCCIVAPPDDDGYYWPPTTVSPVPAKSPQASQGVEPVASQTPLVSGVESAAPPQSPPTYSGIEPTMVSHTPPPCSPNVEYVAPQAHLIPPSAEPIAPTPQTLHSIGVKPAETPQTPRHSRKGKKYRHHHSKVIHH